One genomic window of Quercus lobata isolate SW786 chromosome 9, ValleyOak3.0 Primary Assembly, whole genome shotgun sequence includes the following:
- the LOC115961568 gene encoding wall-associated receptor kinase 3-like, whose translation MQTSQLIEKSDVYSFGVVMAKLLTGKKALSFDRPEIDRNLAISFVTAIKEDRLLQILENHIVNEDNIEQLKEFANLAKRCLGLRGEDRPSMKVVAMELERLRSMGKHPLGNIDVCAKKTEYLLGASSHSFNIDVGTGCSTSTTAKYDSIRDQVLKPEEDGR comes from the coding sequence ATGCAAACTAGCCAACTAATAGAAAAAAGTGATGTCTATAGCTTTGGTGTTGTTATGGCAAAGTTGCTGACAGGTAAAAAGGCACTTTCTTTTGATAGACCAGAAATTGATAGAAATCTAGCAATATCCTTTGTGACTGCCATAAAAGAGGATCGCCTACTTCAAATTCTTGAAAATCACATTGTCAATGAGGATAATATTGAGCAACTAAAGGAATTTGCTAATCTTGCAAAAAGGTGCCTAGGATTGAGAGGGGAGGATAGGCCTTCAATGAAAGTGGTGGCAATGGAGTTGGAGAGATTGAGAAGTATGGGAAAACATCCATTGGGAAACATTGATGTCTGTGCAAAAAAGACTGAATACTTACTTGGTGCAAGTAGTCACTCTTTCAACATTGATGTTGGCACTGGTTGTTCTACTAGTACAACTGCTAAGTATGATAGCATTagagatcaagtattgaaaccgGAGGAAGATGGAAGATAA